In Aquincola tertiaricarbonis, the genomic stretch AGGCCCGGCTCAAGAGTTTGGGCGTGCAGAACGTCAAGTGGGTCGAATTCCAGTTCGGCCCGCCGATGCTGGAAGCCCTGGGCGCCGGCGCCATCGACCTCGGCTCGGTCGGCGACACGCCGCCCATCTTTGCCCAGGCAGGTGGCTCCAACCTGGTGTACGCGGCTGCCACCCCCTCGTCGCAACATGCGGTGCTGGTGCCGGCCGGCTCCCCCATCCGCACGCTGGCCGACCTCAAGGGCAAGCGCGTGGCCTTCGGCAAGGGCTCGAGCGCCCACAACGTGGCCATCAAGGCGCTGGCGCTGGGCGGCCTCACGTTGAAGGACATCGAGCCCACCTACCTGGCACCGGCTGATGCCACCGCCGCCTTCAACGGCGGCAAGATCGACGCCTGGGTGGTCTGGGACCCGTACTACGCCATCGCCGAGCAGCACTACAAGGCCCGCGTGCTGGTGGACACCTCCGACACCCGGCTGGCCAGCGCCTCGTACTACATGGCCAACCGCGACTTCGCGAGCAAGCATCCCGCCGTGCTGTCCGCGGTGCTGGACGAGATCGGCAAGGTCACGCGCTGGGCCGGCGGCCACCGCGACGAGCTGGCCGGCATCGCGGCCGAAGCCACCGGCATCGACGCCAAGACCTGGTCGGCCGCCTTCGCCCGCGCCGATTTCTCGTTCGGCCCGGTCACGCCCGCCCATGTGGCGCAGCAGCAGCAGCTGGCAGACAGCTTCCTGGCGCTGGGCATCATCCCGCGCAAGCTGGACGTGGCGCAGATCGTCTGGCGTGCACCGGACGGCCGCTGACATGGCACGCAGCACGGTCGACCAAGTCACCCAGCGGCGCCGCGGCACCGGCCTCATCGCGCTGGACGAGGCGCTGTCCTGGGGCGGCTACACCTTGATCGCGCCGCAGACCGCCGGCGGTCGCGTCTACCTGATCGACATCCGCGGCCAGGTGGTGCACCAGTGGCAGCTGCCGGTGCGGCCGGGGCGCCATGCGGTGATCCTGGCCAACGGCAACCTGGGCTACAACGGCAACCACGCGGCATCGCCCGAGCTGTATGCGGCCTGGTCGATGTGGCATGGCGGCGACTTCCGCGAAGTGACGCCAGACGGCCGCACGGTGTGGCAGTTCGAGGACGTCACCCACCACCACGACGCGCAGTGGCTGCCCAATGGCCACCTGCTGTACGCGGCCTGCGAGCGGCTGCCCGACGCGTTCGCGCGCCGGGTGCCTGGCGGCACGGCCCACGGGCCCGACGTGCCGATGTACGGCGACGTGATCCGCGAGGTGGACCGCCAGGGCCGCCCGGTGTGGCAATGGCGTGCCCAGGATCACCTGGCGCCCGAGCAGTTCCCGATACACCCGGGTTTCGGCCGTTACCACTGGCCGCTGGTCAACGGCCTGGGCGTGCGCGACGACGGCACCGTGCTGATGAGCCTGCGCACCACCGCCGGCATCATCGGCGTGTCGCGCGCCGATGGGCGCGTGGTGCTGCACATACCGCCTTCGGTGGTGTCGCACCAGCACGCACCGGTGCCGCTGCCCAACGGTCGCATCCTGGCTTTCGACAACGGCAACTTCCGGGCGGGCCAGCACGTCAGCTTCTCGCGGGTGGTGGAACTGGACCCCGTCAGCGGCGAGGTGGTCTGGTCGTACAGCGACCCGATGGCCAGCTCGTTCTACACGCCCTACATGGGCAGCGCGCAACGCCTGCCCAATGGCAACACGCACATCACCGAATCGGCCACGGGCCGTCTGTTCGAAGTGACGCCGCAGGGCGAGGTGGTGTGGGAATACATCCTGCCCTGGTTCGCGCCCTACCCCGACGAAGCGGCGCGCCGCACCGGCGGCGGCGAACTGAACACCGTGTTCCAGACCTTCCGCTACGGCGCCGACGCGCTGCCGTGGCTGCCTGCCGGGACGGCATCGCACCGGTGACGGCAACGTCGTCGCCCTGACCTGGGCGACAATGGCCGGTGAATGGCGCGCGACCATGCGAGGGGCCCGCCGCGCGGGCCGGTGGTTTGCTGATGGCAAGCCATGCATCGCCTGTGTGAAGCCTGGAACCTTCCGGCCGCGCCGTATTCCGATTTCCTTCTCGACGCGATGCCCGACATCGCCTTGCATCCATGAACCAGGACATGTCCATCATCTCGCTCGTGCTTCAGGCGAGCTTTGTCGTGCAGATCGTGATGGCCGGCTTGCTGACCGTTTCGCTGATCAGCTGGACGGTGATCTTCGGCAAACTGGTCGGCCTGAAGCGCGTGCGCGGCCTCAATGAAGGCTTCGAGCGCGAATTCTGGTCGGGCCGCAGCCTGACCGAGCTGCAGCAGGCGGCCACCTCGTCCAAGACCACGGCGCCGATGGAGCGCATCTTCGCCAGCGGCATGCGCGAGTTCCTGAAGCTGCGCGAAAAGCGCCTGGATGGCGGCGCCCAGCTGGACGGCGCCCGCCGCGCGATGCGCGCCAGCTTCCAGCGCGAGCTGGACGTGATCGAGAGCAACCTGAGCTTCCTGGGTTCGGTGGCCTCGGTCAGCCCCTACGTGGGCCTGTTCGGCACCGTGTGGGGGATCATGCATGCCTTCGTCGGCCTGGCCAACCTGCAGCAGGTGTCGCTGGCCACGGTGGCCCCCGGCATCGCCGAGGCGCTGGTGGCCACGGCCATCGGCCTCTTCGCCGCCATCCCGGCGGTGATCGCCTACAACCGCTTCGCCCGCGACATCGACCGCATCGCGATCCAGTTGGAGACTTTCATCGAGGAGTTCTCCAACATCCTGCAGCGCAACGCCACCCAGCCGGCCGCGCGCTGAAGAGGCCCGCACCATGGCAGCCCTGAACTCCCGAGGCGGCGGCCGCCGGCGCCGTGCGATGAACGAGATCAACATGGTCCCGTTCATCGACGTGATGCTGGTGCTGCTGATCATCTTCATGGTCAGCGCCCCGCTGATCACCACCGGCACCATCGACGTGCCCACCGTCGGCAAGGCCAAGCAGGCCGAAAGCCGCAAGATCGACGTGCAGGTGGCGCTGGACGGCGGCATCAAGCTGGCCTCCGAAGGCAACGAGCGCCAGGTCACGCTCAAGGAACTGGCCGACAACGTGAAGGCCGCGCAAAGCGGCGACGCGCAGGTGCCGGTGGTGATCGCCGCCGACCGCAACGTCAAGTACGACACCGTGGTGAAGGTGATGGACACCTTGCAGCGCGCCGGCATCCAGCGCGTGGGCCTGTCGGTCAAGGCGGGGGGCTGATCGCGGATGGCCGACGAACAAGCCGTCGATGTGCTGCGCCCGCAACAGCCGGGTGGCATGCGGGCCGGCGCCGCGGCCGCGGTGCTGGCGCACCTGGCCCTGATCGCCGCCATCACCCTGGCCACCAACTGGCGGGTGAGCACGCCCGAAGGCGTGACCGCCGAGCTGTGGGCCGCCAGCCCGCAGGAAGCGGCGCCACGCGGCGAACCACCGCCCCCCCCACCTCCTGCGCCTTCCCCTGCACCGCCCCCCGCGCCCGCCCCGGCGCCAGAACCGCCGCCGCCCGCGCCTGCCCCCCGGCCCGAGCCCAAGCCGGTGCCTGCGCCGCCGCCCAGGCCTTCGCCGGCTGAACGCGATGCGCAGATCGCGGTGGAAAAGGCCAAGAAGGAAAAGGAACAGAAAGAGCGCGAGGACCGTGAACGCGAGGCCGAGCGCCAGCGCGCGGCCGACAAGCGCGAGCGCGAAGCCAAGCTGAAGGCCGAGCAGGAAAAGAAGGAACGCGCCGAGCAGCAGGCCGCCGCCCGCGAGAAGGCCGAGAAGGAAAAGGCCGAGCGCGAGAAGAAGGAGCGTGCCGAGCAGCAGGCCCAGGCCGCCAAGGAGAAGGCAGAAAAGGACAAGGCCGAGAAGGCCGCCGAGGCCAAGCGCGAACAGCTGCGCAAGGAACAGCTGGCCCGCATGATGGGCCAGGCCGGCGCCACCGGCGCGCCCGATGCCCGCGGCACCGCGCAACGCGACGCCGGTCCGTCGGCCAGCTACGCCGGCCGCATCGTGGCCCGCGTGCGGCCCAACATCGTGCTCACCGACGACGTGCCGGGCAACCCGGTGGCCGAAGTCGAAGTGCGCGCCGCGCCCGACGGCACCATCCTGGGCCGCCGCCTGGTCAAGGGCAGCGGCGTCAAGGCCTGGGACGACGCGGTGCTGCGCGCCATCGACCGCACCGACGGCCTGCCCAAGGACGTGGACGGCCGGGTGCCAGGGTCGATGGTGATCGTGTTCCGGCGGGGGGATTGAGGCATGCAGATCGAGCAGATCCGGCTGAAGAACTTCAGGGCCTTCCGGGATGTGCAGATGAAGGACATCCCGCGGTTCTGCGTGCTGGTCGGTGCCAATGGCACCGGCAAGAGCACGCTGTTCGCCGTGTTTGCATTTCTGCGCGATGCAATGGCCGGCAACGTGACCACCGCACTGGCACGCCTGGGAGGCAGCCGGGGCTTCCAGGAAGTGCGCAGCCGGGGCTCCAGCGGGCCCATCGAGATCGAGCTGAAGATCCGCACCACGCTGGCCGACGGCCACGCACGCCGCATCACCTACGAGCTGCATGTGGATGAGCGCGACGGCCGACCGGTGGTGGCGCGCGAGGTGCTGCGCTACAACCGGGGCAACCGCGGCGGCCGGCCCTGGAAGTTCCTGGACTTTGCCTACGGCACTGGCGCCGCCGTTACCAATGAGCTGGAAGGCGTGGCCGACGAGAGCCAGTTGACGCGGGAAACCCAGACCTTGAAGAGCCCGGACATCCTCGCCATCAAGGGGTTGGCGCAGTTCGAGCGCTTTCCGGCGGTGGTGGCCCTGGGCAACCTGATCGAGAACTGGCACCTGTCCGACTTTCACATCAGCCGCGCCCGGCCCGAAGCCGAGGCCGGCTTTGCCGACCACCTGAGCCGCGAAGGCGAAAACCTGTCGCTGGTGGTCGAGTACCTGCACCGGCAGCACCCCCAGCTGTTCAACGACATCCTCGACCGCCTGAAGCACCGGGTGCCCGGCATCAGCCACGTGGAAGCGAAGACCACCGAAGAAGGCCGCGTGCTGCTGAAGTTCTCCGACGGCGCTTTCGAGGACCCCTTCCTGGCCCGCTTCGTGTCGGACGGCACGATCAAGATGCTGGCCTACCTGGTGCTGCTGTACGACCCCCAGCCGCACCCCCTGCTGTGCGTGGAAGAACCCGAGAACCAGCTCTATCCCACCTTGCTCTGGGACCTGGCGGAGGAGTTCCGGTCCTACGCCGACCGGGGCGGCCAGGTCTTCGTCTCCACCCACTCTCCCGACTTCCTGAACGCCGTCAAGCTGGACGAAGTCTTCTGGCTTGGCAAGGTGGAAGGCTATACCCAGGTGCACCGCGCCGCCGACGACGCACAGTTGGCGGCCTACATGGCCCAGGGCGACCGCATGGGCTACTTGTGGAAGGAAGGCCTGTTCCGCGGCGCTGATCCGCGATGAGGCACCTGGTCTTCCTGCTCGAAGGGCCATCCGAACGCGACGCCCTGGCCGTGTGGCTGCCCCGATGGCTTCCCGACGACGTGCAGCCGCACTTCCTCGTCTTCGAGGGCAAGCAGGACATGGAAAAGCGCATGGCCCTGAAGATGCGCTACTGGCAGCTGCCCAACTCACGCTTCCTGGTGCTGCGCGACAAGGACAGCGGCGACTGCCATGCTGTCAAAGCCGCACTGCGCGCCCGGTGTGACGAGGCAGGCCGGGCCGATGCCGTGGTGCGCATTGCCTGCCATGAGCTGGAGAGCTTCTTTCTGGGCGATTGGCCGGCGGTGGCACAGGCATTTGAGCAGCCCCGCCTGGCCGCACTGGCACGAAGCGCCAAGTACCGCGACCCTGATCGCATCGCCGCGCCCGAAGCGGAGCTGCGCCGCCACCTGCCGGGCTACCAGAAGCGGGACGGCGCGCGCCGCATTGCGCCGCACATGCACCTGGATCAAAACGCGTCCTGCAGCTTCAGACACCTGCGCGATGCGATCTTGGGTCTGGCGCAAGGGTGAGCTGACCCCCAAGCCCGCTTCGCTCGCGCCCCCCAGGGGTGACCCCAGTCCCTGGGGGCGGCCCGGCGGGACGGGGCGCTTCAGCGCTGCGCCCTGCGCAGCAACCACCCGTCCACCGACCACCGCCCGGGGCCCCACAGCACCAGGCCCACCAGCAGGCTGCCCCAGAACACGTGCTGCTGCAGCGCGGCCTCGCCGATGTCGGGCAGGCTGATGGCAGCCACCGCATTGACCACGAAGAGGCCCGCCGCCGCGAAGCGGCCGCCCAGGCCCAGCACCAGCAGCACCGGCAGCAGCAGCTCGCCGGTGGTGCCCATCACCGCGGCCAGCTCGGGCGGCAGCAGCGGCACGTGGTATTCGTCGCTGAACAAGGCCAGCGTGATCTCCCAGTCGCGCAGCTTGGTCAGCCCCGACAGGAAAAACACCTTGGCGATGTACAGCCGGGCCAACAGTTGCGCAGCGGGTTGGGCTGCTTCCAGCAGGCTGACGATGCGGCGTTGCCAGGCCCACAGGCCGGACGCTGCGTGAGATGAAGACCAGGTGTTCATGTCGGTTCCTCCTCGGCCGGCGCCGCCTCCACGGCCACCAGCCAGCCTTGTTGCACGGCTTCGCCCAGCCAAGCGGCGAAGTCCAGGTCGGGCGCCGCATCCAGCGCCCCGGTGAGCGGCTGGCGCGCCAGCAACGCCTCGGTGAAATCGGCCTGCGCGGGCGGCAGCGCCGCCACCCGGGCGCGCCAGCCCTGGCGCCAGACCAGCGCCGTCTCGCCCTGCCCCGCAGCCAGCGCGGCGCGTGCAGCCGCGAAGCGGTCGGGTGATGCGTCCGCCGCGCGCTGGTGGTCCTGCTGGTGCGCATGCCACAGCGTGACCACGGGCCAGCGCGAGCGCAGCACCGCCGTGCCGGGGGCCAGCCGCAGCCACAGCCGGGCCGGATCGGTATCGCCCAGGCGCTGCAGGCCGGACAGTTCCTGAGGCGCGTCAGCGGCGCGTTCGGCCTGGTGCAGCCGCCAGTCCAGCCGCGCCACGTCGGCCAGGTAGGGCTCGTCGGCCAGGCTGGGGCTGTCGGCGATGAAGCCGGGCAGTGCATCCCCCAGCTCGCCCAGGTCGCCACGCTGCGGCGGTTGCGCATGCCAGTACGCCCGGGCCAAGCCGGCCATCGACGCCGCGCCGATCAGCGCCGCGACCGTGGGAAAGGCGGCCGCCAGCGCCCGCTCGGCCGCCGCGCCGGCATTGGCCTGGTACACCTGCAGCCCACGCAGCCAGCCGGCCTGCGGCGCCTGCCACAGCGCGGGGTCGGCGGCGCCTGGGGCGTGCGACAGCGCGCGCCACAGAGCCTGCTGGCGCTCGGCCTCGGTGAGTAGCGGCCGCTCAGCCATGGGCCACCTCCGCCGCCACGGCATCCGCCCGCGCGGCTTCCTGCAGCAGCACGTCCAGCGCGGGCAGGTCGGTGTCCCATTCGATCAGCGTGGGCACGGCGCCCAGGCGCTGCACGGCTTGTCTATACAACTGCCACACCGGTGCATGCACGCGGCTGCCGTGGTCGTCGACCACGATGTCGCCGCTGTCGTCGTAGCCGGCCAGGTGGATTTCGCCGACGTGACGGCCGTCCAGCTCGGCCAGCCAGGCCGTGCCTTCGGCCACCGGATCGCGGCCGGCATTGAGGGCATTGACGGCGATGTTGTTCAGGTCCAGCAGCAGCCAGCAGCCGGTGCGGCGGGCCAGCTCGTTGAAGAACTGCGGCTCGGCCAGCGTGCTGTCCTGCCAGCCCAGGTAGGCCGCCAGGTTCTCCACGCCGATGGGCCGGCGCAGCCGCTCCTGTACCTGCTGCACGTGCCGGCACAGGATGTCCAGCGATTGGTCAGTGAACGACAGCGGCAGCAGGTCGTTGGCATGCAGCACCGGCCCGCCGGCCTCACGCGCCACACGGGCGAAGCAGGCATGGTCGGAGACCCGCACCGGATCGAAGCGCTGCACCAGCCGCGCCAGCCGGTCCAGGTGCCAGGCGTCCAGCCCGGCGGCCGAGCCCAGCGCCAGGCCCACGCCGTGCAGGCTCACTGGATAGGCCTCGCGACCCTGCTGCAGCACCGCCAGCGCCGCCCCGCCGTCGGCGAAGTAGTTCTCCGAGTGCACCTCGATGAAACCCAGCGCGGGCCGCCGCTGCAGCAGCTCGGCTTCGTGCGGCTGGCGCCAGCCGATGCCGGCGGCGGTGGGGGTGTTCGAGGTGTGCATGGCGGTGGCGGCGGAAGCTGCAAGCGAGCTTGATCAGGACTTGGGCATCGCCTTCATCGCCTCTTCGGCGGTCATGCCCTTCATGTCCTTGCAGGTGCCCTTGGCCACGTACTTCCATTCGTCGGGCGCGTTGTCCACCTTGGCCTGGCCAGCGCAGCTATGGCTCTTGCTCAGGTTGGCGCAGTCGTTCTGGCCGGCCTTGGCGATGCCGAAACACTTTTCCTTGCCCTTGTCCTGCGCGGCAGCTTGGCCGACCAGGCCCAGGGCGAGCACGGAAGCGAGGGCGGAAGAAGCGATGAGGCGGTGGTTCATGGTGTGACTCCGTGGTGGGATGAACAGTCAGGCCCGCGGGCCTGGTGGAAACGATAGCCGGCAAACGCTGCCGACGTGTGTTGAGTCGCCCGTCGTCACCCGTCCTTACACTGCGCTGTCGAAAAATTTCGGGTGCGACCCATGAGTGACTTTGCGCGTCAGGTGGAAGGCCTGCGGCCCCAGCTGATCCGCTTCGCCCGCAGCCAGCTGCGCAACGAGGCCTGGGCCGAGGACGCGGTGTCCGACACCTTGCTGGCGGCGCTGGAAAAGCCGCAGGCCTTTGCCGGCCAGTCGCAGCTCAAGACCTGGCTGGTGGGCATCCTCAAGCACAAGGTGGTGGATCAGCTGCGCAAGCACAGCCGGGAAGCCACGGTGCTGGTGGACGACGACGGCGAAGATTTGGACGAGCTGCTGTTCGCGGCCGACGGCCACTGGCGCGAGCCGCCGGCCATCTGGGCCAGCCCCGAGGCCTCGCTGGGGCAGCGCGAATTCTTCGAGGTGCTGCAGGCCTGCATCGACCACCTGCCCGCGGTGCAGGGCCGCGTCTTCATGATGCGCGAATGGCTGGATCTGGAGACTGACGAAATCTGTAAGGAACTCCAGATCAGCACGACCAACCTCGGCGTGCTGCTGCACCGCGCACGGCTGCGCCTTCGGGAGTGCCTGGACCTGCGCTGGTTCCAAGCACCACGCACCACCTGAACCCTTTGCATCATGAGCTTCAAGCTGATCCGCAACTGCCGGGAAGTGACGGCACTGGTACTGGCCGGGGAAGACCGCCGGCTGGCTGCGCATGAGCGGCTGGCCGTGCGCATGCACCTGGTGGCCTGTGACGGCTGCACCCATTTCCAGCAGCAGATGACGGTGATGCGCCGCGCGCTGCAGCGCTGGCGCAGCGACGACGAGCGCGACGGCGAGGGCTGAGAACCCCCGCCCGCTACGCCGCGTCCACCACCGCCACCACCGTGCCGGCGGCCAGGTACACGCCGCTGGCCGCCAGGCGCCGCAGCCGGCCGGCGCGCGGCGCGTGCAGCGGCATTTCCATCTTCATCGCTTCCATCACCGCCACCAGTGCCCCTTCGGCCACTTCGGCGCCGTCGTCGGCCTGCCAGGCCAGCACGGTACCGGCGCTGGGCGCGGCGATGCTGCCGGGCTCGGCCTGCGCCCCCGGGCCCGCAGCCTCGGCGCCACTGGCCGCCCCGGAAGAACCGGCCGCCAGCCCCTGCAGCAGCGCGGGCGGCAGGCCCAGCATCACCCGCCGGCCGTCGATCTCGATGGCCATGCGCTGCAGGCCTGCGGTAGGCGCGGGGCCGGGCCGCACCGCGGCAGCCAGCGTGGCTTGGAAGTCGGTCTCGATCCAGCGGGTGTGCACTGCAAAGCCTGCGTCGCCGACGAAGTCGGGCGCCTCGATCACCGCGCGGTGGAAGGGCAGCACCGAGGCCACGCCTTCGATGTGGAACTCGGCCAGCGCGCGCCGCGCACGCGCGATGGCATGGGCCCGCGTGGCGCCGGTGACGATCAGCTTGGCCATCAGCGAATCGAAGCTGCCCGGCACCACCGAGCCGCTGGCCACGCCGGCGTCCACCCGCACGCCGGGGCCGCTGGGCGCCTCGAAGCGCTGCACCGGGCCTGGCGAGGGCAGGAAGCCGCGGCCCACGTCTTCGGCGTTGATGCGGAACTCGATGGCATGGCCTCGCGGCGTCGGCGTTTCGCGCAGCGACAGCGGCAGGCCGTCGGCGATGCGCAGCTGCTCCACCACCAGGTCAAGGCCGCAGGTCTCTTCGGTCACCGGGTGCTCCACCTGCAGCCGGGTGTTCACCTCCAGGAAGGAGATAGCGCCCGAGGCACTGAGCAAAAACTCCACCGTGCCGGCGCCCACGTAGCCGGCCTTGGCGCAGATGTCGTGCGCCGCGCGGTGGATGCGCTCACGCTGCTCGTCGCTGAGGAAGGGCGCGGGCGCCTCCTCCACCAGCTTCTGGTTGCGCCGCTGCAGCGAGCAGTCGCGCGTGCCCAGCACCACCACATGGCCGTGGGTGTCGGCCACCACCTGCGCCTCCACGTGGCGCGGCCGGTCGAGGAACTGCTCGACGAAGCATTCGCCGCGGCCGAAGGCGGCCGTGGCCTCGCGCACCGCCGATTCGTACAGCTCGGCCACCTCGTCCATGCGCCACGCCACCTTGATGCCGCGGCCCCCGCCGCCGAAGGCCGCCTTGATGGCGATGGGCAGGCCATGGCGCTCGGCGAAGGCCAGCACCTCGTCGGCGCCCGAGACCGGGTCGGCGGTGCCGGCCACCAGCGGCGCGCCCACGGCCATGGCCAGCTTGCGGGCCTGCACCTTGTCGCCCAGCTGCGCGATGGCCGCGGGCGGCGGGCCGATCCAGCGCAGGCCGGCGTCGATCACCGCCTGCGCGAAGGCCGCGTTCTCCGACAGGAAGCCGTAGCCCGGGTGCACCGCATCGGCACCGCTGCGGCGGGCCACGTCCAGCAGCTTGGCCGCGTTCAGGTAGGTGTCGGCCGGGCGCTCGCCGCCCAGGCCGTGGGCCTCGTCGGCCAGCCGGGCATGCAGCGCGTCCAGGTCGGGGTCGGCATAGACGGCGACCGAGCGCACGCCGTAATCGGCACAGGCGCGGACGATGCGCACGGCGATCTCGCCGCGGTTGGCAATCAGGACTTTGTTCATGGCGTGTGCGACGTGCGAAGAGGATTGGGCGGCGTTCAGGCCTGGGGAACAACCGGCATGAAGGGCCGCAGCGGACGCAGCCGCACGCGGGCGCCGATGGGCAGCTGGCCCGCCAGGTCGAGGTGGTGCGGCGCGATGGCGCCGATGACCGGATAACCGCCGGTGAGCGGGTGGTCGGCCATGAAGAGCACGGGCTGGCCATTGGGCGGCACCTGCAGCGCGCCTCGCACCGTGCCTTCGCTGGGCAGCTCCTGCGCTTCATAGCCAGGTGCGCGCTGCAGCGCCTGCGCGCCCTGCAGCCGCAGGCCGACGCGGCTGGACTGCGGCGTCACCTGCCACGCCTGCTCGGCCAGGCGGGCGATGGACTCGGCGGTGAACCACTCGGTGCGCGGGCCCATCACCACGTCCAGCGTCACCAGCTCGTCGGCGGCGGGCAGTTCGGGCGCTGACGTGGGCTCGCCCACCACGCCGGCGGCCGCGCCCACGGCCAGGCGGTCGCCGGCGACCAGCGGCGCCGGGCCCAGGCGGGCCAGGGTGTCGGTGGCGCGGCTGCCCAGCACCGCCGGCAGCACGAAGCCGCCGCGCACCGCCAGGTAGCTGCGCATGCCGCGGCGGGGCTCACCCAGCGTCAAGGTGTCGCCGTCGGCCAGGGCCAGCGGCTGCTGGCGCGGCACGGCCCAGCGGCGGCCGTCGGCGGCCTGCAGCGTCAAGGGGCCGTCGGCGCCGGTCACGGCCACCACCAGCTCGCCATGGCTGCGCAGCGCCAGGCCGCCCTGCACCGCTTCCAGCGCGGCGGCGCCGGGCTCGTTGCCCACCAGCCGGTTGGCGGCGCGCAGCGAGGCCCGGTCCATCGCGCCCGAGGCCGACACACCCTGCCCCGCCAGCCCGGGCCGGCCGAGGTCCTGCCACAGCGTCTGCGGGCCGGCTTGCAGCACCTCCAGCTGCGGCGTACCGGCGGGGGGTGAGGCCGGAGCGGCCACCTCGGCCAGCGGCGGCGCCACCGCCCCCGCCGGCCCGGCATCGACGAAGCGCACCCGCTGGCCCGGCTGCAGCAGCGCGGGCTGCGCGCGCGACAGGTCCCACATGCGGGTGCCGGTGGTGCCGATGAGCTGCCAGCCGCCCGGGCTGGCCTGCGGGTACACGCCACTAAAGGCGCCGGCCAGGGCCACCGCGCCGGCCGGGATGCGGGTGCGCGGCGAGCGCCGCCGCGGCACGTTGAGCGCCGGGTCGCCGCCACTGAGGTAGCCGAAGCCGGGCGCAAAGCCGGTGAAGGCCACGGTGTACTCGGCCGCGGTGTGGCGGCGCACCACCTCGGCCGGCGTCAGGCCGCAGTGCCGAGCCACTTCGTGCAGGTCTTCGCCGTCGTAGTGCACCGGGATCTCGATGCAGGGGCCGGCGGCGCGCTCGGCCGCCACCAGCGGGCGGGCGGCCAGGCGCCGCGCCAGCTCGGCCTGCGGCAGCGCGGTCGGTCGGTGGCGCACGAGCAGCGTGCGCGCGGCGGGCACCACTTCTTCGATGCCGGCGATCGGCTCGGCCTGCAGCGAAGCCAGCAGCGCCAGCGTCTGCGGCAGGTCGTCCAGCTCGACGAGCAGCGCATCCAGGTTGACGGGAAGAAATCGCACGAGGGGGTCCGTAGGTTCAGGGAGGTCAGACGTGCCAGGCGGCGTCGGGCACGTCGGTGAT encodes the following:
- a CDS encoding sulfonate ABC transporter substrate-binding protein — protein: MSSQPSRRGLLRGLAAGLLAATGTTTSGLVFAQNLPAEVRIGTQKGSAVLTLTRKQQVIEARLKSLGVQNVKWVEFQFGPPMLEALGAGAIDLGSVGDTPPIFAQAGGSNLVYAAATPSSQHAVLVPAGSPIRTLADLKGKRVAFGKGSSAHNVAIKALALGGLTLKDIEPTYLAPADATAAFNGGKIDAWVVWDPYYAIAEQHYKARVLVDTSDTRLASASYYMANRDFASKHPAVLSAVLDEIGKVTRWAGGHRDELAGIAAEATGIDAKTWSAAFARADFSFGPVTPAHVAQQQQLADSFLALGIIPRKLDVAQIVWRAPDGR
- the tolR gene encoding protein TolR, encoding MAALNSRGGGRRRRAMNEINMVPFIDVMLVLLIIFMVSAPLITTGTIDVPTVGKAKQAESRKIDVQVALDGGIKLASEGNERQVTLKELADNVKAAQSGDAQVPVVIAADRNVKYDTVVKVMDTLQRAGIQRVGLSVKAGG
- a CDS encoding DoxX family protein, which codes for MNTWSSSHAASGLWAWQRRIVSLLEAAQPAAQLLARLYIAKVFFLSGLTKLRDWEITLALFSDEYHVPLLPPELAAVMGTTGELLLPVLLVLGLGGRFAAAGLFVVNAVAAISLPDIGEAALQQHVFWGSLLVGLVLWGPGRWSVDGWLLRRAQR
- a CDS encoding aryl-sulfate sulfotransferase, which produces MARSTVDQVTQRRRGTGLIALDEALSWGGYTLIAPQTAGGRVYLIDIRGQVVHQWQLPVRPGRHAVILANGNLGYNGNHAASPELYAAWSMWHGGDFREVTPDGRTVWQFEDVTHHHDAQWLPNGHLLYAACERLPDAFARRVPGGTAHGPDVPMYGDVIREVDRQGRPVWQWRAQDHLAPEQFPIHPGFGRYHWPLVNGLGVRDDGTVLMSLRTTAGIIGVSRADGRVVLHIPPSVVSHQHAPVPLPNGRILAFDNGNFRAGQHVSFSRVVELDPVSGEVVWSYSDPMASSFYTPYMGSAQRLPNGNTHITESATGRLFEVTPQGEVVWEYILPWFAPYPDEAARRTGGGELNTVFQTFRYGADALPWLPAGTASHR
- the tolQ gene encoding protein TolQ, with the protein product MNQDMSIISLVLQASFVVQIVMAGLLTVSLISWTVIFGKLVGLKRVRGLNEGFEREFWSGRSLTELQQAATSSKTTAPMERIFASGMREFLKLREKRLDGGAQLDGARRAMRASFQRELDVIESNLSFLGSVASVSPYVGLFGTVWGIMHAFVGLANLQQVSLATVAPGIAEALVATAIGLFAAIPAVIAYNRFARDIDRIAIQLETFIEEFSNILQRNATQPAAR
- a CDS encoding HvfC/BufC family peptide modification chaperone, which gives rise to MAERPLLTEAERQQALWRALSHAPGAADPALWQAPQAGWLRGLQVYQANAGAAAERALAAAFPTVAALIGAASMAGLARAYWHAQPPQRGDLGELGDALPGFIADSPSLADEPYLADVARLDWRLHQAERAADAPQELSGLQRLGDTDPARLWLRLAPGTAVLRSRWPVVTLWHAHQQDHQRAADASPDRFAAARAALAAGQGETALVWRQGWRARVAALPPAQADFTEALLARQPLTGALDAAPDLDFAAWLGEAVQQGWLVAVEAAPAEEEPT
- the tolA gene encoding cell envelope integrity protein TolA, with the protein product MADEQAVDVLRPQQPGGMRAGAAAAVLAHLALIAAITLATNWRVSTPEGVTAELWAASPQEAAPRGEPPPPPPPAPSPAPPPAPAPAPEPPPPAPAPRPEPKPVPAPPPRPSPAERDAQIAVEKAKKEKEQKEREDREREAERQRAADKREREAKLKAEQEKKERAEQQAAAREKAEKEKAEREKKERAEQQAQAAKEKAEKDKAEKAAEAKREQLRKEQLARMMGQAGATGAPDARGTAQRDAGPSASYAGRIVARVRPNIVLTDDVPGNPVAEVEVRAAPDGTILGRRLVKGSGVKAWDDAVLRAIDRTDGLPKDVDGRVPGSMVIVFRRGD
- a CDS encoding DUF4276 family protein, whose amino-acid sequence is MRHLVFLLEGPSERDALAVWLPRWLPDDVQPHFLVFEGKQDMEKRMALKMRYWQLPNSRFLVLRDKDSGDCHAVKAALRARCDEAGRADAVVRIACHELESFFLGDWPAVAQAFEQPRLAALARSAKYRDPDRIAAPEAELRRHLPGYQKRDGARRIAPHMHLDQNASCSFRHLRDAILGLAQG
- a CDS encoding AAA family ATPase — its product is MQIEQIRLKNFRAFRDVQMKDIPRFCVLVGANGTGKSTLFAVFAFLRDAMAGNVTTALARLGGSRGFQEVRSRGSSGPIEIELKIRTTLADGHARRITYELHVDERDGRPVVAREVLRYNRGNRGGRPWKFLDFAYGTGAAVTNELEGVADESQLTRETQTLKSPDILAIKGLAQFERFPAVVALGNLIENWHLSDFHISRARPEAEAGFADHLSREGENLSLVVEYLHRQHPQLFNDILDRLKHRVPGISHVEAKTTEEGRVLLKFSDGAFEDPFLARFVSDGTIKMLAYLVLLYDPQPHPLLCVEEPENQLYPTLLWDLAEEFRSYADRGGQVFVSTHSPDFLNAVKLDEVFWLGKVEGYTQVHRAADDAQLAAYMAQGDRMGYLWKEGLFRGADPR